A region from the Brachyspira hampsonii genome encodes:
- a CDS encoding DUF6348 family protein, producing MNNHKDILLNRLHTTINHKNEIENDCIKFLSYDITIEPKIVQLEKKKSILCTIYFYVKAPLFDNVFFESSSSIASDEYKAIELSSDNFVYCALQGILDFLSGIHHHDIETSILGNKKIFTVCESPILGLGNIDDKEDFYNDYIGFDDKNGYSSFLWNCIYKEVPFILSNNRVSFIKTYAAKMPNDDIIVECTINNIQNKTLENCVQNEIIKWDNNGEFFSIKQFFFILQSDTTYIKYPYTKEEIEYFVMEYVLEFEKCGFNYDNFIKNIKNLISDNNIIEEMINFVPEICAEYAFKDAVFNDRADVNIGNNHYNVLKTQFTSYKYIEDSLIDGFSNKIFKKESFNELVHISNSYHIIYDAMQNDNNIQMNDIFVSITFNFSNEYKFI from the coding sequence ATGAATAATCATAAAGATATACTATTAAATAGGCTTCATACTACTATAAATCATAAAAATGAAATAGAAAATGACTGTATTAAATTTCTAAGTTATGATATTACTATTGAGCCTAAAATAGTGCAGCTTGAAAAGAAAAAAAGTATATTATGCACAATATATTTTTATGTTAAAGCACCTCTTTTTGATAATGTTTTTTTTGAATCTTCCTCAAGCATAGCTTCTGATGAATATAAAGCCATAGAATTATCTTCTGATAATTTTGTGTATTGTGCTTTGCAGGGTATATTGGATTTTCTTTCAGGCATACATCATCATGATATAGAAACTTCAATATTAGGTAATAAAAAGATTTTTACAGTATGCGAAAGTCCTATATTAGGTCTTGGAAATATAGATGATAAAGAAGATTTTTATAATGATTATATTGGCTTTGATGATAAAAACGGATATTCTAGTTTTTTATGGAATTGTATATATAAGGAAGTTCCTTTTATACTTTCAAATAATAGGGTAAGTTTTATAAAGACTTATGCTGCCAAAATGCCTAATGATGATATTATAGTAGAATGCACAATAAATAATATTCAGAATAAGACATTAGAAAACTGTGTTCAAAATGAGATTATTAAATGGGATAATAATGGAGAGTTCTTTTCTATAAAGCAATTTTTCTTCATACTGCAGTCGGATACTACTTATATAAAATATCCATATACAAAGGAAGAAATTGAGTATTTTGTTATGGAATATGTATTAGAATTTGAAAAATGCGGTTTTAATTATGATAACTTTATTAAAAATATAAAAAATTTAATATCTGATAATAACATAATAGAAGAAATGATAAATTTTGTACCTGAAATATGTGCAGAATACGCTTTTAAAGATGCCGTTTTTAATGATAGGGCAGATGTTAATATAGGAAATAATCATTATAATGTATTGAAAACACAATTTACTAGCTATAAATATATTGAAGATTCTTTAATAGATGGTTTTTCAAATAAAATTTTTAAAAAGGAAAGTTTTAATGAATTAGTTCATATCAGTAATTCTTATCATATAATATATGATGCTATGCAAAATGATAATAATATACAAATGAATGATATATTTGTTTCTATTACTTTTAATTTTTCCAATGAATATAAATTTATATAA